The Microlunatus antarcticus DNA segment AAGGCCACGAGGGCGACGAGGTTCTCGCGCTCGGCGATGGTGAAGAGCCGCAGCGGCGGGGTGAAGAAGTAGTTCAGCAGCAGGAAGCCGCCGACCGCCGCGACCAGGGCCGGCAGCATGCCGCCGACCAGGGCGACGGCCACGACCAGGAGCAGGAAGAAGACGAGGTCGGTGGCCAGGGACGCGTCGCCGGCGAACTGCTGGAGCAGCGCGGTGAACACCGGGAGCCCGCCGACGGCGAGCGCCAGCCCGGCGAGCCGCCGGCCCCGGCCCAGCGCGCTGGACCGGCCACCACGCAGCCAGTGGCGCAGGGCCTGGCTGCGGCGAGCCGTGCGCTCGTGGGTCACCAGGTGCACGTCGAGGGCGCCCGACTCCGCGGTCGTCGTCATCCCGACGCCGGGGGCGAGGAGCTGGGCCCAGCGGCCGCGACGGCTGGTGCCGAGGACGAGCTGGGTGGCGTTCACCGCGCGGGCGAAGGTGAGCAGCGCGTCCGGCACGTCGCTGCCCACGACCTGGTGGTACGTGCCGCCGAGGTCCTCGACGAGCTCGCGCTGCAGGGCGAGGTGGGCCGGGCTGCCGGCGCTCAGCCCGTCGCTCCGCGCCACGTGCACGGCGAGGAGCTCGGCCGCGGTCGCCCGCGAGGCGATCCGCGCGGCGCGGCGGATCAGGGTGTCGCCCTCGGGCCCGCCGGTGAGCGCGACGACGACCCGTTCCCGGGTCTCCCACGGGGAGCCGATGCCGTGCTCGGCCCGGTAGCGCTCGAGCTGCTCGTCGACCTTGCCCGCGACCCAGAGCAGCGCGAGCTCGCGCAGGGCCGAGAGGTTGCCGATGCGGAAGTAGTTGCCCAGGGCGGCGTCGACGCGGTCGGCGGGGTAGACGTTGCCGTGCGCGAGGCGGCGCCGCAGCGCCTCCGGTGCCATGTCGATCAGCTCGATCTGGTCGGCCTGGCGGACGACGGCGTCGGGCACGGTCTCGCGCTGGCGGGCGCCGGTGATGTCGCCGACGACGTCGTTCAGCGACTCGAGGTGCTGCACGTTGAGCGTCGTGACGACGGTGATCCCGGCGTCGAGGAGGGTCTCGACGTCCTCCCACCGCTTCTCGTACCGCAGGCCCGGCGCGTTGGTGTGGGCGAGCTCGTCGACGAGCACGACCTGCGGGCGCCGCGCCAGCACGGCGTCGAGGTCGAGCTCGACGAGCTCCGAGCCGCGGTAGGAGACGGTCGTGCGGGGCACGACCTCGAGGCCCTCGAGCAGGTCGGCCGTGTGCTGCCGGCCGTGCGTCTCGACGATGCCGACCACGACGTCGGTGCCGCGGGCGAGCCGGCGGTGGCCCTCCTCGAGCATCTTGTAGGTCTTGCCGACGCCGGGGGCGGCGCCGAGGTAGACCCTCAGCTCACCTCTGCCCACCACGTGATCATCCCTCCTGCGCCTCTCCCCGTTCAGCCGCGCGCCGGGAAGCGCGCGTCCAGGTCCAGGTTGAGCTCGAGGACGTTCACCGTCGGCTCCCCCAGGAAGCCGAGCGCCCGGCCCTGCGTGTGCCGCTCGACGGCGGCGGTGACGTCGGCCGGGGAGACCCCTCGGGCCGTGGCCACACGGGCCACCTGGAGGGCGGCGTACGCGGGACTGATGTGCGGGTCGAGGCCGGACCCGCTCGCGGTGACGGCGTCGGCCGGGACCGCGGGGACGGCGGGTGCGTCACCGCGTACGGGTCTGGTGACGGACCCGGTGAGGTCCTCGCCCGGGGTCGCGCACTCGACGCGCACGCCCTCGTACGACGCCAGGAACGGCTGGGCGGGGCAGGCCTGGTTGACGCTGACCACGCGGACGACCGGACCGGCGAGACCCTCGGCGTGGAACACGGCCAGGACCGCCCCGACGCCGTCGGTCGTGCAGAAGGGACGTCGGCCGTCGACCCCGTCCGCCTGCCCCACGGCGACGCTGCGCGCGCAGACCTGGGTCAGCAGGCTCGGCGAGCCGGCGGCCTCGTCGCTGTCCGCCGGGGCGGAGGGGTCGGGCAGCGTGTCGACGACGTCCTCCGGCCCGAGGTTCGACGCGCTGGTCGCCGTCGGGTCGTAGCCGTCGCCGGCGGCGGACGGACGGGTCTGGAAGTACGGCGCCAGCGCGTTCCCGTCGGCGTCGGTGAAGGACTGCCCGACGAGCCGGCTGCCCACCGGCGTGTCGGAGCCCGCGCGCGTCACGAGCGAGCCGTCGGCCCGGCTCTGGAGCCCGGGGAGCTGGGCGACCGCCAGCACGGCGAGGGGGTAGGCGAGACCGAGGAGCACGGTCAGGACCAGCAGCGCCCGGAGGGCGGCGAGGTGGGTGGACAACCAGGACGGACGACGCATCAGGACAACCCGGGGATGAGAGCGAGGAGGAGATCGATGATCTTGATCCCGACGAACGGGGCGACGATGCCGCCGAGGCCGTAGACCAGGAGGTTCCGGCGGAGCAGGGTGCTCGCGCCGCCGGGGACGTACCGGACGCCGCGCAGGGCGAGCGGCACGAGGGCGACGATGATCACCGCGTTGAAGATCACGGCGGAGAGGATCGCCGTGGTGGGGCTGTGCAGCCGCATCACGTTGAGCGCGTCGAGGCCGGGGTAGACCACGGCGAAGATCGCCGGGATGATCGCGAAGTACTTGGCGATGTCGTTCGCGATCGAGAACGTCGTGAGCGCGCCGCGGGTGATCAGCAGCTGCTTGCCGATCTCGACGATCTCGATCAGCTTGGTCGGGTCGGAGTCGAGGTCGACCATGTTCCCGGCCTCCTTCGCCGCCGAGGTGCCGGTGTTCATGGCCACGCCGACGTCGGCCTGGGCCAGCGCGGGCGCGTCGTTGGTGCCGTCGCCGGTCATGGCGACGAGCCGGCCGCCGGACTGCTCGGCCTTGATCAGCGCCATCTTGTCCTCGGGCGTGGCCTCGGCGAGGAAGTCGTCGACGCCGGCCTCCTCGGCGATGGCCTTCGCGGTCATCGGGTTGTCGCCGGTGATCATGACCGTGCGTATGCCCATCCGGCGCATCTCGTCGAAGCGCTCGCGCATCCCGCTCTTGACCACGTCCTTGAGGTGGATCACCCCGAGCGCGCGGGCCGGTTCGTCGCCGCGCTGCTCGGCGACCACGAGCGGCGTGCCGCCCGAGGCGCTGATGCCGTCGACGACCTCACCGACGCGGGGGTCCGGCTGGCCGCCGTTCTGGCGGACCCAGGCGAGCACGGCGGCCGTCGCGCCCTTGCGGACCTGGAGCGTGACGCCGTTCCCGTCGTGGTCGGGCAGGTCGACCCCGGACATGCGGGTCTGGGCGGTGAAGGGCACCCAGGTGGCGCCCTCCAGCTCACCGGCCGGGCGGGCGCGGAGCCCGTAGCCGTTCTTGGCCAGGACGACCACGGAACGTCCCTCCGGCGTCTCGTCGGCCAGGCTCGACAGCTGCGCGGCCTCGGCCAGCGCCAGGGCGTCGACCCCGGTCGCGGTGACCAGGTCGACGGCCTGCCGGTTGCCCAGCGTGATCGTCCCGGTCTTGTCGAGCAGGAGCGTGCTGACGTCGCCCGCGGCCTCGACGGCCCGCCCGGACATGGCCAGGACGTTGCGCTGCACCAGCCGGTCCATGCCGGCGATGCCGATGGCCGAGAGCAGGGCACCGATGGTCGTCGGGATCAGGCAGACGAGCAGCGACACCAGCACGATGCCGGTGACGCCGTCCGCGCCGATGACCCGGGAGCCGCCGGTGACGCCCTGCACGGCCGAGGAGTAGATGGCCAGCGGCTGCAGGGTCGCGACGGCCAGCAGGAAGACGATGGTCAGCGCCGAGAGCAGGATGTTCAGCGCGATCTCGTTCGGGGTCTTCTGCCGGTTCGCCCCCTCGACCAGGGAGATCATCCGGTCGAGGAAGCTCGCGCCCGGCTCCTGCGTGATGCGGACGACGATGCGGTCCGACAGCACGCGGGTGCCGCCGGTGACCGCGGAACGATCGCCGCCCGACTCCCGGATCACGGGCGCGGACTCGCCGGTGATCGCCGACTCGTCGACCGAGGCGATGCCCTCGACGACGTCGCCGTCACCGGGGACGACCTGGCCCGCCTCGACGACCACGAAGTCGCCCCGGCGGAGCTCGGCCGCGGCCACGCCCTGCTCGTCGAGCTCCGTGGCGCCCGGCGTCCAGCCGGTCAGTCGACGGGCCGTGGTGTCCTCGCGCGTCCTGCGCAGGGCCTGGGCCTGGGCCTTGCCCCGCCCCTCCGCGACGGCCTCGGCCAGGTTCGCGAAGACGACGGTCAGCCACAGCCAGACGGTGATCGACCAGGCGAAGAGGCTGGGGTCGGCGATCGCGAGGACCGTGGTGAGGACGGAACCGACCTCGACCACGAGCATGACCGGGTTGCGCCAGAGCGTGCGCGGGTCGAGCTTGCGCACGGCGTCGGGCAGGGACGTGACCAGCAGCCGCGGGTCGAGGACGCCGCCGCCGATGCGGCGTGGTTCCGGGGGTCGGGGCTCCAGCGCGGTGGGCGTCTGGGTCGTCGGGTCCTGGGTCGCGGTGCTCACCGCGTCACCTCGTTCTGGGAGTGGGTGCTCTGGGTCGTGCTGGTGCTCGTCGTGCTGCTCATCGGAGGGCCTCCGCGAGGGGTCCGAGCGCGAGCGAGGGGAGGTAGGTCAGGCCGACGAGCACCAGGGTGACGGCGGCGAGCATCCCGATGAACAGGCCGCGGTGCGTCGGCAGGGTGCCGGCGCTCGCGGGTGCTCGACCCTGGGCTCCCAGCGAGCCGGCGAGCCCGAGGACCAGGACGAGGGGGAGGAAGCGGCCGAGCAGCATGGCGAGCCCGAGCGTGGTGTTGTACCAGGTCGTGTTCGCGCTCAGCCCGCCGAAGGCGGAGCCGTTGTTGTTCGCCGCGGAGGTGTACGCGTACAGGACCTCCGACAACCCGTGCGGGCCGCCGTTCAGCATCGACTCCCGGGCCGACGGCAGCGCCATCGCGGCGGCCGTGCCGGCCAGCACCAGGGTCGGTGTCACCAGGAAGTACAGCGACGCGAACTTGATCTCGCGCCCGCCGATCTTCTTGCCGACGTACTCGGGCGTCCGGCCGACCATGAGGCCGGCCACGAAGACCGTGATGATCGCGAGGACCAGCAGCCCGTACAGGCCCGAGCCGACGCCGCCGGGCGCCACCTCGCCGAGCATCATGTTGAGCATCACCACGCCGCCCCCGGCCGCCGGGAACGAGTCGTGGAAGGAGTTGACGGCGCCGGTCGAGGTGAGGGTCGTGATCGCCGCGAACGTGGCCGACTGGGCCACCCCGAAGCGGGCCTCGGTGC contains these protein-coding regions:
- a CDS encoding ATP-binding protein; the protein is MGRGELRVYLGAAPGVGKTYKMLEEGHRRLARGTDVVVGIVETHGRQHTADLLEGLEVVPRTTVSYRGSELVELDLDAVLARRPQVVLVDELAHTNAPGLRYEKRWEDVETLLDAGITVVTTLNVQHLESLNDVVGDITGARQRETVPDAVVRQADQIELIDMAPEALRRRLAHGNVYPADRVDAALGNYFRIGNLSALRELALLWVAGKVDEQLERYRAEHGIGSPWETRERVVVALTGGPEGDTLIRRAARIASRATAAELLAVHVARSDGLSAGSPAHLALQRELVEDLGGTYHQVVGSDVPDALLTFARAVNATQLVLGTSRRGRWAQLLAPGVGMTTTAESGALDVHLVTHERTARRSQALRHWLRGGRSSALGRGRRLAGLALAVGGLPVFTALLQQFAGDASLATDLVFFLLLVVAVALVGGMLPALVAAVGGFLLLNYFFTPPLRLFTIAERENLVALVAFLVVALSLSTVVDAAARRTREALSARAEAATLFTLSGSVLRGSRPLDALLHQVRETFALDGVTLLERRDEAGQGPDVERSDDAWQVVASVGEPVVRTPSQGDAEVHVDQRYSLVLVGHPLEADARRVLEAFAAQAAGAVQHERLQETAATAGSLAEVDRVRTALLSAVSHDLRTPLASAKAAVGTLRSPDLDLSAHDQEELLDTAEGSLDRLAALVENLLDMSRLQAGALALLVQEVDVADVVSGAVASLGPPGAPVSIRIADDLPEVRADPALLERAVANLVQNALRFSPPGTVPGITASAHGDRVEVRVTDTGPGVPEDDRDQIFLPFQRLGDRDNSTGVGLGLALSRGLVEAMAGTLTPEDTPGGGLTMTISLPSVSAHPPQEPA
- the kdpB gene encoding potassium-transporting ATPase subunit KdpB gives rise to the protein MGGGVLDPRLLVTSLPDAVRKLDPRTLWRNPVMLVVEVGSVLTTVLAIADPSLFAWSITVWLWLTVVFANLAEAVAEGRGKAQAQALRRTREDTTARRLTGWTPGATELDEQGVAAAELRRGDFVVVEAGQVVPGDGDVVEGIASVDESAITGESAPVIRESGGDRSAVTGGTRVLSDRIVVRITQEPGASFLDRMISLVEGANRQKTPNEIALNILLSALTIVFLLAVATLQPLAIYSSAVQGVTGGSRVIGADGVTGIVLVSLLVCLIPTTIGALLSAIGIAGMDRLVQRNVLAMSGRAVEAAGDVSTLLLDKTGTITLGNRQAVDLVTATGVDALALAEAAQLSSLADETPEGRSVVVLAKNGYGLRARPAGELEGATWVPFTAQTRMSGVDLPDHDGNGVTLQVRKGATAAVLAWVRQNGGQPDPRVGEVVDGISASGGTPLVVAEQRGDEPARALGVIHLKDVVKSGMRERFDEMRRMGIRTVMITGDNPMTAKAIAEEAGVDDFLAEATPEDKMALIKAEQSGGRLVAMTGDGTNDAPALAQADVGVAMNTGTSAAKEAGNMVDLDSDPTKLIEIVEIGKQLLITRGALTTFSIANDIAKYFAIIPAIFAVVYPGLDALNVMRLHSPTTAILSAVIFNAVIIVALVPLALRGVRYVPGGASTLLRRNLLVYGLGGIVAPFVGIKIIDLLLALIPGLS